In the Piscinibacter sp. XHJ-5 genome, one interval contains:
- a CDS encoding porin gives MDAHGGALPDGSRTARQRLAHSTETGMEKIKTLCAAGLGFACASTMAQSTVTVSGTMDLALRHVRNGSLGSVSSEVSGSNATSKLIIRGTEDMGGGLSAGFYLDGTILGDTGGAGASAPSQQFWDRRSTVSLAHSRYGEIRLGRDWVPTHLVWTGFDPFTTLGVASANSFRSVAASRALGQAFGTAPEAQAANPTLRVSNAAEFWLPGGLGGVYGNLIVTAGEGGTTAAGFTKGDGFRLGWAQGAIHVAVAQFTTRNAAGHQRFKDQVIGASYDFGPAKVDIAQRRWTFGADRTVNTQVGAVIPAGPGNIKLTWMRADQTGATAAQSADDASLLGAGYVYPLSRRTAVYAHAARIDNKGAAAFAIPGGPAVSGTSTAANFFGGQKSTAYEVGIRHDF, from the coding sequence GTGGACGCCCATGGCGGCGCATTGCCCGATGGATCACGAACGGCGCGCCAGCGCCTTGCACACTCAACGGAGACAGGTATGGAGAAGATCAAGACGCTGTGCGCGGCGGGACTCGGTTTCGCTTGCGCATCGACGATGGCGCAGTCCACAGTCACGGTCTCGGGGACCATGGACCTTGCGCTGCGGCACGTGCGCAACGGCTCGCTCGGATCGGTTTCGTCCGAGGTGAGCGGCTCCAACGCGACGAGCAAGCTGATCATCCGCGGCACGGAAGACATGGGCGGCGGACTCAGCGCAGGCTTCTACCTCGATGGAACGATTCTCGGCGACACGGGCGGCGCCGGCGCCAGCGCTCCGTCACAGCAGTTCTGGGACCGTCGATCGACGGTGAGCCTGGCCCATTCGCGATACGGCGAGATTCGCCTCGGCCGCGATTGGGTGCCCACGCACCTCGTGTGGACCGGCTTCGATCCCTTCACGACGCTCGGCGTGGCAAGCGCGAACAGCTTCCGCTCCGTCGCCGCCTCGCGCGCGCTGGGCCAGGCGTTCGGCACGGCGCCCGAGGCGCAGGCCGCCAACCCGACGCTACGCGTCAGCAACGCGGCGGAGTTCTGGTTGCCTGGCGGCCTCGGTGGCGTGTATGGAAACCTCATCGTCACGGCGGGCGAAGGAGGCACAACGGCCGCGGGCTTCACGAAAGGAGACGGATTCCGACTCGGTTGGGCCCAGGGCGCCATCCACGTGGCTGTCGCGCAGTTCACGACGCGCAACGCGGCAGGACACCAGCGCTTCAAGGACCAGGTGATCGGCGCTTCGTATGACTTCGGCCCGGCCAAAGTCGATATCGCGCAGCGGCGTTGGACATTCGGTGCGGACCGGACGGTAAACACTCAGGTGGGCGCTGTGATCCCTGCCGGGCCCGGCAACATCAAGCTGACCTGGATGCGAGCCGACCAGACCGGCGCAACCGCGGCGCAGAGTGCCGACGATGCGTCTCTGTTGGGGGCCGGCTATGTCTACCCCTTGTCCAGGCGCACCGCGGTGTACGCACACGCTGCCCGCATCGACAACAAGGGGGCGGCCGCATTCGCCATCCCGGGTGGTCCCGCTGTGAGCGGGACGTCGACTGCAGCCAACTTCTTCGGTGGTC